The following is a genomic window from Hyphomicrobiales bacterium.
ATCGCTCAACATGCCAGCGGTGGAACTGCTCGATGTGCTGGGCTCGGTAAAGTTCCTCGCCCGCCTGCGCAGCGCCGGCGCCGATATCGTCCTGCCCAAGGACGAGACCGGGCCGCCCGGCCTCGCGATCGCCCTCGGCGGCCTCGGCATTCGGCTCACCGACATGGCGCGTCTTTATGCAGGGCTGGCGCGCGGCGGCGATATGCCCGGGCTGGTGCGCCGCCTCGACCGGCCGGCGGAGGCGCGGCGTGACCAGCCGCTGACGACGCCGGTCGCCGCCTGGTATGTGGCCGATATCCTGCGCGGTGCGCCGCCGCCGGACAATGCTGTACCGGGCCGCATCGCCTTCAAGACTGGGACGTCCTACGGCTATCGCGATGCCTGGGCCATCGGCTTCGATCGGCAGACCACCATCGCCGTGTGGCTGGGGCGGCCTGACGGGGCCTCGGTGTCCGGGCTTGTGGCGCGCAGCACGGCCGCACCCGTCCTGTTCGATGCCTTCGCGCGGCTAGATCGCGCGCCGGAGCCGATCCCCGCGCCGCCCAACGTCCTGTTCGCCTCGACGGCGACGCTCCCGCCGCCGCTGCGCCATTTGCGGCAGGACCAGCCGAAGACGATCGCAGCCACCGCGACGGCTCCGCTGCGCATCGCCTATCCGCCCAATGGCGCGCGCGTCGACCTCGGTTTGCGCGCGAACGCCGGCGAGGCCTCCGCGCTATCGCTGAAGGCGAGCGGTGGTGTGCTGCCGTTGACATGGCTGGTGAACGGCGCCCCCGTTTCCGAGGCGAGCCTGCGGCGACAGTCGAGCTGGCAGCCGGACGGAGAGGGCTTCGCCCGTGTCTCGGTCATCGATGCCAAAGGCGCCAGCGACAGTGTGACGGTGCGGCTGGAGTGACGTTCGGCCACCCGCGAACGCCGGTTACCGCTGGCGTGGGATGAGCCGGGAGACGACCTGATCGCTCGCATCGCCGCTGGTGAGCAGGCCTTCCGCCACGCCGTCGCGGTCGTCCGCGTTCCGGTTCTGGCTCATCTTGCGCTTGCCCTCGATGCGGGTGATCGGGAGCCGGAGGCCGACGATCCCCTTGAGCTGCGCCTTGATGAAGGCCTCCGGCGCGTCCGTCACGCTCCAGGGCGCGACGCGGGGCTGTTCGTGGAGGTTCGTGAGGCGTGTGACCGCCTCAAGGAGCCGCGCCTCGTCATCAAAGAACTCGGGCTGTCCATAGGCATGCACCGCCACATAGTTCCAGGTCGGCACGACTTTGCCGTGCTCGCGCTTGGAGGGGTACCAGGAGGGCGTCACATAGGCGTCCGGCCCGGAGAAGATGACGAGCGCTTCCCCGCTGGCGGGCAACTTCCACTGGGAGTTGGCCTTGGCCAGATGACCGTGGAGCACGCCGTGGTCTCCCTCACTCTCATCGAGAATGAGAGGCAGTGGGGTTGCGATCAGGCCCTCGGTCGTGGCGGTCACCAGCGTTGAGAGGCGGGCCTCCCTCATGATCCGCCGAAGTTCCGAGGGATCGTCCTCACGGAATGCGGGTGGCACATACATTGGGCTGCCCTTTCGGTCCTATCTGGCGAATTTCCGCGCGCCGGCTACGCATAGGATGACCGCGATGGTCACGGCCAGCATCATCATCGTCACCGGCTCGTGCAAGAGCGTGGCGGCGAGCGCCAGGCCAAAGAACGGCTGCAGGAGCTGCAACTGGCCGACCGCCGCGATGCCGCCTTGCGCCAGTCCTCGATACCAGAAGACGAAGCCGATCAACATGCTGAACAGCGAGACATAGGCCAGCCCAAGCCACGCGGGTCCCTCGATGCCGGAGAATGATGGCGGCACGGAGATGATCGCCAGCGCGAGCATGATCGGCAGCGACAATGTGAGCGCCCATGAGATCACCTGCCAGCCGCCGAGCCTGCGGGACAACTTCGCGCCCTCCGCGTAGCCAAGACCGCAGACGACGATCGCTGCGAGCATGAGCAGATCTCCGACGGGCGAGGCGGCGATGCCCTGTGAAGCGGCAAAGCCCGCGACGATCGTGCTGCCCAGTATCGAGAAGATCCAGAACGCCGGCTTTGGCCGTTCACCTCCGCGGATGACCGCGAAGATCGCCGTCGCCAGCGGCAGGAGACCGATGAAGACGATCGAATGCGCCGAGGTCACGTGCTGCAGGGCCAATGCGGTGAGCAGCGGGAAGCCGACCACGACGCCGACGGCGACAATGGCGAGTGAGATCAGATCCTCCCGCGAGGGACGCCGCTCCTTGAAAACGATCAGCAGGCAGAGGGCCAGGAAGCCGGCGATCGCCGCGCGGGCCACTGTCAGGAAAACGGGATCGAACTGCATCACGGCCACGCGGGTGGCAGGCAGCGACCCGCTGAAAATGACCACGCCAACCAGGCCATTCATCCATCCGCGCGCTGTCTGGTCCATTCCGCATTCTCTCGATTGTGCCGCCTTTATCGGTCGCAACGGCTGGCGCTGCCAGCAACAATCCAGTACGGTTTCATCAAACTGTTATGGTGAAAGGTACAGTACGGATGGACAGGCAGGCGGCCGGGGTTACGCGGGTGGCGATGGTAATGGCGACGATCCGGCAGCGCATCGCTGGACGCAGCCTGACGCCGGGCGCCAAATTGCCGTCGATCCGGGGGCTGGCTGGAACGTTGAAGGTGTCGGCCTCGACGGTCGTTGAGGCCTACGAGCGCCTGGTTGCCGAGGGCGTGATCCATCCGCGCCCCGGCTCCGGTTTCTATGTCGCCAGCCAGACGGCTCCACTGTCCCTCGCCGAGATCGGCCCGAAACTCGACCGCGCGGTCGACCCCTTCTGGATATCGCGGCAGTCGTTGGAAGCGGGCGACGGCGGCCTCACGCCGGGATGCGGGTGGCTTCCGCCTTCGTGGCTTCCCGAGGACAGCTTGAGGCGCGCCCTTCGCTCGCTCTCCCGAGCCGAGAATACGGCCCTGGCCGACTACAGCGC
Proteins encoded in this region:
- a CDS encoding PaiB family negative transcriptional regulator, yielding MYVPPAFREDDPSELRRIMREARLSTLVTATTEGLIATPLPLILDESEGDHGVLHGHLAKANSQWKLPASGEALVIFSGPDAYVTPSWYPSKREHGKVVPTWNYVAVHAYGQPEFFDDEARLLEAVTRLTNLHEQPRVAPWSVTDAPEAFIKAQLKGIVGLRLPITRIEGKRKMSQNRNADDRDGVAEGLLTSGDASDQVVSRLIPRQR
- the ydeK gene encoding Uncharacterized transporter YdeK yields the protein MDQTARGWMNGLVGVVIFSGSLPATRVAVMQFDPVFLTVARAAIAGFLALCLLIVFKERRPSREDLISLAIVAVGVVVGFPLLTALALQHVTSAHSIVFIGLLPLATAIFAVIRGGERPKPAFWIFSILGSTIVAGFAASQGIAASPVGDLLMLAAIVVCGLGYAEGAKLSRRLGGWQVISWALTLSLPIMLALAIISVPPSFSGIEGPAWLGLAYVSLFSMLIGFVFWYRGLAQGGIAAVGQLQLLQPFFGLALAATLLHEPVTMMMLAVTIAVILCVAGARKFAR